One Lutra lutra chromosome 7, mLutLut1.2, whole genome shotgun sequence DNA window includes the following coding sequences:
- the WDR89 gene encoding WD repeat-containing protein 89 isoform X2, producing the protein MVSKVGSEGGDHQGIPMSRNKFLLRLDATPDMEKIEEQFANLSIVKRSSETKEPTYLLGIDTSKAVQAEKENLVAVLCSNGSIRIYDKERLYVLREFSGYPGLLSGVRFASSRDSVYSSCSDGTVKCWDARLASEKPVQLFKGYPSNIFISFDINCNDHVICAGTEKVDDDALLVFWDARLSSQDLSTTKDPLGAYSETHSDDVTQVCFHPNNPNMLVSGSTDGLVNVFDISVDNEEDALITTCNSISSVSCIGWSGKDYKQIYCMTHDEGFCWWDLNHLNTDEPITCLNIQDVREVVNLKEGILDYLIGGLYHEKMDKLFVVGGTNTGIIHLMSCTTSGLSHVTTLHGGHAATVRSFSWNMQDDSLLTGGEDAQLLLWKPGPIEKTFTKKDSMKIASSVSQRVRVHSNDSYKRRKKQ; encoded by the coding sequence atttttaCTACGCTTGGATGCTACTCCTGACATGGAGAAGATTGAGGAACAATTTGCTAATCTGAGCATTGTTAAACGTTCCTCGGAAACTAAAGAGCCTACTTATTTGCTTGGTATAGACACATCAAAAGCTGtacaagcagaaaaagaaaacttggttgCTGTTTTATGTTCTAATGGATCAATCAGAATATATGATAAAGAAAGGTTATATGTACTACGAGAATTTAGTGGATATCCTGGACTTCTGAGTGGAGTCCGATTTGCAAGTTCTCGTGACAGTGTATATTCATCATGTAGCGATGGCACCGTAAAGTGTTGGGATGCTCGATTAGCCAGTGAAAAACCTGTCCAGCTGTTCAAGGGTTACCCTtccaatatttttattagttttgataTCAACTGCAATGATCATGTTATTTGTGCTGGTACAGAAAAAGTTGATGATGATGCCTTGTTGGTATTTTGGGATGCAAGACTTAGTTCTCAGGATTTGTCTACTACTAAAGACCCACTTGGAGCATATTCAGAGACTCATAGTGATGATGTCACTCAAGTGTGCTTCCATCCCAACAATCCCAACATGTTAGTCTCAGGTTCAACTGATGGCCTGGTAAATGTATTTGATATTAGTGTGGATAATGAAGAAGATGCACTGATTACAACCTGTAACTCCATTTCATCAGTAAGCTGTATTGGTTGGTCTGGAAAGGATTATAAACAGATTTACTGCATGACACACGATGAAGGATTTTGTTGGTGGGATCTTAATCATCTGAATACTGATGAACCAATTACATGTTTGAACATCCAAGATGTCAGAGAAGTGGTTAATCTGAAAGAAGGTATTTTGGACTATTTAATTGGTGGCCTATATcatgaaaaaatggacaaattgtTTGTTGTTGGAGGAACAAACACAGGAATTATTCACTTAATGAGCTGCACTACATCAGGATTGAGCCATGTGACCACCCTTCACGGAGGGCATGCTGCTACAGTCCGTTCTTTCTCTTGGAATATGCAGGATGATTCTTTGCTAACCGGAGGAGAAGATGCACAGTTGTTACTTTGGAAACCCGGACCAATAGAGAAGACATTTACAAAGAAAGACAGCATGAAAATAGCATCCTCTGTGTCCCAGCGAGTACGAGTTCACAGTAATGATTCttacaagagaaggaagaagcagtgA
- the WDR89 gene encoding WD repeat-containing protein 89 isoform X1: MRDRHYMVSKVGSEGGDHQGIPMSRNKFLLRLDATPDMEKIEEQFANLSIVKRSSETKEPTYLLGIDTSKAVQAEKENLVAVLCSNGSIRIYDKERLYVLREFSGYPGLLSGVRFASSRDSVYSSCSDGTVKCWDARLASEKPVQLFKGYPSNIFISFDINCNDHVICAGTEKVDDDALLVFWDARLSSQDLSTTKDPLGAYSETHSDDVTQVCFHPNNPNMLVSGSTDGLVNVFDISVDNEEDALITTCNSISSVSCIGWSGKDYKQIYCMTHDEGFCWWDLNHLNTDEPITCLNIQDVREVVNLKEGILDYLIGGLYHEKMDKLFVVGGTNTGIIHLMSCTTSGLSHVTTLHGGHAATVRSFSWNMQDDSLLTGGEDAQLLLWKPGPIEKTFTKKDSMKIASSVSQRVRVHSNDSYKRRKKQ, from the coding sequence atttttaCTACGCTTGGATGCTACTCCTGACATGGAGAAGATTGAGGAACAATTTGCTAATCTGAGCATTGTTAAACGTTCCTCGGAAACTAAAGAGCCTACTTATTTGCTTGGTATAGACACATCAAAAGCTGtacaagcagaaaaagaaaacttggttgCTGTTTTATGTTCTAATGGATCAATCAGAATATATGATAAAGAAAGGTTATATGTACTACGAGAATTTAGTGGATATCCTGGACTTCTGAGTGGAGTCCGATTTGCAAGTTCTCGTGACAGTGTATATTCATCATGTAGCGATGGCACCGTAAAGTGTTGGGATGCTCGATTAGCCAGTGAAAAACCTGTCCAGCTGTTCAAGGGTTACCCTtccaatatttttattagttttgataTCAACTGCAATGATCATGTTATTTGTGCTGGTACAGAAAAAGTTGATGATGATGCCTTGTTGGTATTTTGGGATGCAAGACTTAGTTCTCAGGATTTGTCTACTACTAAAGACCCACTTGGAGCATATTCAGAGACTCATAGTGATGATGTCACTCAAGTGTGCTTCCATCCCAACAATCCCAACATGTTAGTCTCAGGTTCAACTGATGGCCTGGTAAATGTATTTGATATTAGTGTGGATAATGAAGAAGATGCACTGATTACAACCTGTAACTCCATTTCATCAGTAAGCTGTATTGGTTGGTCTGGAAAGGATTATAAACAGATTTACTGCATGACACACGATGAAGGATTTTGTTGGTGGGATCTTAATCATCTGAATACTGATGAACCAATTACATGTTTGAACATCCAAGATGTCAGAGAAGTGGTTAATCTGAAAGAAGGTATTTTGGACTATTTAATTGGTGGCCTATATcatgaaaaaatggacaaattgtTTGTTGTTGGAGGAACAAACACAGGAATTATTCACTTAATGAGCTGCACTACATCAGGATTGAGCCATGTGACCACCCTTCACGGAGGGCATGCTGCTACAGTCCGTTCTTTCTCTTGGAATATGCAGGATGATTCTTTGCTAACCGGAGGAGAAGATGCACAGTTGTTACTTTGGAAACCCGGACCAATAGAGAAGACATTTACAAAGAAAGACAGCATGAAAATAGCATCCTCTGTGTCCCAGCGAGTACGAGTTCACAGTAATGATTCttacaagagaaggaagaagcagtgA
- the WDR89 gene encoding WD repeat-containing protein 89 isoform X3 yields the protein MEKIEEQFANLSIVKRSSETKEPTYLLGIDTSKAVQAEKENLVAVLCSNGSIRIYDKERLYVLREFSGYPGLLSGVRFASSRDSVYSSCSDGTVKCWDARLASEKPVQLFKGYPSNIFISFDINCNDHVICAGTEKVDDDALLVFWDARLSSQDLSTTKDPLGAYSETHSDDVTQVCFHPNNPNMLVSGSTDGLVNVFDISVDNEEDALITTCNSISSVSCIGWSGKDYKQIYCMTHDEGFCWWDLNHLNTDEPITCLNIQDVREVVNLKEGILDYLIGGLYHEKMDKLFVVGGTNTGIIHLMSCTTSGLSHVTTLHGGHAATVRSFSWNMQDDSLLTGGEDAQLLLWKPGPIEKTFTKKDSMKIASSVSQRVRVHSNDSYKRRKKQ from the coding sequence ATGGAGAAGATTGAGGAACAATTTGCTAATCTGAGCATTGTTAAACGTTCCTCGGAAACTAAAGAGCCTACTTATTTGCTTGGTATAGACACATCAAAAGCTGtacaagcagaaaaagaaaacttggttgCTGTTTTATGTTCTAATGGATCAATCAGAATATATGATAAAGAAAGGTTATATGTACTACGAGAATTTAGTGGATATCCTGGACTTCTGAGTGGAGTCCGATTTGCAAGTTCTCGTGACAGTGTATATTCATCATGTAGCGATGGCACCGTAAAGTGTTGGGATGCTCGATTAGCCAGTGAAAAACCTGTCCAGCTGTTCAAGGGTTACCCTtccaatatttttattagttttgataTCAACTGCAATGATCATGTTATTTGTGCTGGTACAGAAAAAGTTGATGATGATGCCTTGTTGGTATTTTGGGATGCAAGACTTAGTTCTCAGGATTTGTCTACTACTAAAGACCCACTTGGAGCATATTCAGAGACTCATAGTGATGATGTCACTCAAGTGTGCTTCCATCCCAACAATCCCAACATGTTAGTCTCAGGTTCAACTGATGGCCTGGTAAATGTATTTGATATTAGTGTGGATAATGAAGAAGATGCACTGATTACAACCTGTAACTCCATTTCATCAGTAAGCTGTATTGGTTGGTCTGGAAAGGATTATAAACAGATTTACTGCATGACACACGATGAAGGATTTTGTTGGTGGGATCTTAATCATCTGAATACTGATGAACCAATTACATGTTTGAACATCCAAGATGTCAGAGAAGTGGTTAATCTGAAAGAAGGTATTTTGGACTATTTAATTGGTGGCCTATATcatgaaaaaatggacaaattgtTTGTTGTTGGAGGAACAAACACAGGAATTATTCACTTAATGAGCTGCACTACATCAGGATTGAGCCATGTGACCACCCTTCACGGAGGGCATGCTGCTACAGTCCGTTCTTTCTCTTGGAATATGCAGGATGATTCTTTGCTAACCGGAGGAGAAGATGCACAGTTGTTACTTTGGAAACCCGGACCAATAGAGAAGACATTTACAAAGAAAGACAGCATGAAAATAGCATCCTCTGTGTCCCAGCGAGTACGAGTTCACAGTAATGATTCttacaagagaaggaagaagcagtgA